DNA sequence from the Coturnix japonica isolate 7356 chromosome 3, Coturnix japonica 2.1, whole genome shotgun sequence genome:
TTTCACTTCACTTTCCTTGAGAAATGTGGTTGAAGCAAAATATTCTGCCAAGTCTACTACTGTTATCTGTGATGGTATCTGTCTTTCAGAGATTATCTGGAAGCCCTGCTCGCTTCATgctatttatttgctttaatggCCAGTGACAAATATGATATTAGATATACTCAAAATGAATGGCACACACTGCAGATGCTCTGTGCCCTGAAGGAATTTTGGTTTTCAGTACGACACATTGACTGCcaaaaacttcaggaaaaaaaggaagtaatacTGATGAACAGGGGAGTGATTCAGGCTCCTTTCCTTATAGGCCACACTGAATTGATTCTTCAGAGTCTGGTGTTATGTAGGACATCATGTGTTTTCCCCATGTAGAATCACCTTCCCAGTGACAGAGAAATATGTGAGAAATAGAGCTGAAATAAGGGAGGCTTCTTACTCTGTCCAGGTGGATAACTGCCTCAAGATTGCTAGTAAGGCAATCACCAGGATTTCATTCCCATATGTTTTATGTTTGAAATTAATTTACAGTATCATGTAATGTTATATAAATAGGGACCTATCAATCCATTGCTTTCAAGTTCCAGGCAAACCTTTACAATCAGCTAACCAGAAGAACCGAACTGCTGACGTAAAcagtgtgattctgtgtttgttgtGAGCCTCATGCTGTGTCTCTTAGTTTAcaactctgctttttctgtatgtttttgttttttaacaatTTCAGCACGGAATTATACCCAATATGTGGCATATCTCAGGCTAAGCAAGACCTCGCTGAACAGACTGGCAAAAAGAAACGCAGACGATCTGCAGCTGAAGATTACATTTCCCATTATGGCACACGTTTTGGCCCTGCAGAGAACGAATTTGACTATGGCTTGTGCAATGAAGTCGTCATTGTGGCTTGCTCACCCAAACCTGATGCCTTCAACCCCTGTGAAGATATCATGGGACACAATGTTCTGAGAGTTTTGATATGGTTTATCAACATTCTAGCTATCACTGGGAACACCACTGtcctaattattttaataagcagTCAATACAAACTCACTGTACCTCGCTTTCTAATGTGCAATCTTGCATTTGCAGATCTCTGCATAGGTATCTATCTGTTGTTTATTGCATCAGTGGATATCCAGACCAAAAGCCAGTATTACAACTATGCCATAGACTGGCAAACTGGGGCAGGATGCAACGCTGCAggattttttactgtttttgcAAGTGAGCTCTCGGTCTACACGCTGACTGTGATAACTCTGGAAAGGTGGCATACTATTACATATGCCATGCAACTTAACCGCAAGGTTCGACTTCGGCATGCTGTGGTTGTAATGATTTTTGGCTGGATGTTTGCTTTCACAGTGGCACTTCTTCCCATATTTGGCATCAGCAGCTACATGAAGGTCAGCATCTGTTTGCCCATGCACATAGAAACACCATTTTCTCAGGCTTATGTTATATTTCTTCTAGTGTTGAATGTACTCGCCTTTGTGATCATCTGCATCTGCTACATCTGCATCTACTTTACTGTGAGAAACCCCAATGTTATCTCTTCAAACAGTGACACCAAAATTGCCAAGCGCATGGCTATATTGATCTTCACAGACTTCCTCTGCATGGCACCAATATCTTTTTTTGCAATATCAGCTTCACTCAGGGTTCCTCTCATCACGGTGTCCAAATCCAAGatccttttggttttgttttaccCCATTAATTCCTGCGCTAACCCTTTCCTCTATGCCATTTTCACGAAGACTTTTCGCAGGgatttcttcattctgttgAGCAAGTTTGGTTGCTGTGAAATGCAAGCCCAGATTTACAGAACAGAGACTTCCTCATCTGCTCATAATTTCCACACAAGAAATGGCCATTACCCTAATGCATCAAAAAACAGTGATGGGACTATTTATTCACTGGTTCCTCTGAATCACTTGAACTGAAATGCTTGCATGAATTTGTGTCTGAGGCAGTGTGATAATCACTTTCAACTATTTGAATAATGACTTCAACATAGCATGCAAACGTATTTTTTtatgagaaaacatttctatttccactttgcttttttgttcGTCCTCATAGATGACACATAATCTTCATTAGTTCTTGAAGGACAAAGAATGAGACTGCAATATACGTCAAAGTGTCCTTGTAGAATTGTGTCCAGAAATAAATGAGCTTACAAATGCATATCTCCTACTATACAGGCAGAGAATCCCCTCAGTCTAGGAAGATGTCAGATGCTTATTGAGAATGAAGTAATAGTTATATGTGGtcaaaaaggaggaggaaaaaaaaaaagtagaattacTTCTGTTGTCTGTAAAATGTGTTGGAACAATGGCAAATAATATTAACCATGTCTTCTGAGATTACAGGAGACAGAAGCCCAGTTTAATGCGCCCTACGACTGCGTTGATCGAGATAGGTGGGCCCAAAGGATCAGATTTCATATGAATTTCTAACAGTTTTGTTCAGCTTAAGTTCTGTTTTAGAAAAcgagagaggaaaaacaagagcagaaggaaTCCTTcataacaattatttttcaatgcGGTTTAATAAAGTTGGGTTGAAACTGCTTTTGCAGGGCTGGATCCCTGGAGTGGGGCAAGGTGAGCCAATGGGTACTCTTTGAGAGTGTAAGAGGCACTGTAGGCCTGTACCATCCCTTCATGGGACACTGATCCATTTATAGCTGCTTTCAAGGTAGCTGTTCgtggttggtttttgttttgtttttaactgaaaaaaagcagtgtaagaaaaaaatgcaagatacatttttttaactgaaaaaaagcagtgtaagaaaaaaatgcaagatacATTTTATTCATACCTGCAATGCCCAAAAAGCCTCCTGGTTTCTCCTCAGCACTGAACAGTGTGTTTTATGTGTGTAATCTTTAAactattttgcattttccattctgaaatcCATTTTAATAAAACCAATATCAAAACAAAGTGCCTTGAGAACAACTGTACGGTCAGAGATATGCTGATGAAGTAAGCAATTAATGTTACTGCTTATCTGGAGAGTTCCATTTATGCAGTGCAGCCTCCACAATTGGGTTGCAGTGACCTATGAATGAGACTTGCCTGATGAAAGCCTCCACAATGAAAAAACCTGCATTCTCAGAGAGTTAAGGAAGCACAGAAAGGTATGCATGTCTGAAACTTCTTAAATAGGTATCTTTGCAGCATTGACATGTCTTTGTTTGAAAGAATCTTTTCCATTAATTCTCATTTCCTATGTAGTAAGACATAAACTACTGACAGAACTTGAGTTTTAATCATttaatataaacatatttaaacTATTTAATATATAGAAATTACCCTTCTCAGATGAgaatcttctgttttcctttctgacagcCAAGGCTTGGAATGTCTGATAATGGCACTGTAAGTGCCAGTCAACTATAAATTCAGTCTTCTGTTCAGATAGATAAGTGCGCGTGCAAGAGATGAGCCACAAGTAGCAAGGAAacagtctttgttttctctAGCACAACAGGAAGCCTTGTAGTTATTCTAACTTGGAGCCCACTGTCAGCTTGCTCCACAGACCATCTGACAACCGATAGTACTGTAATGTCTTCTGGTTTTCCTCCCTGCCTTTCAAGGA
Encoded proteins:
- the FSHR gene encoding follicle-stimulating hormone receptor isoform X3, which gives rise to MEDKETNVKTEMSLGLTCLLILLASCSGCQHRTCHCAGRIFICQESKVVQLPRDIPTNATELRFVLTKMRVIPKGAFTGLHDLEKIEISQNDALEIIEANVFSSLPKLHEIRIEKANNLVKIDQDAFQHLPSLRYLDVQDNIHIRTIERNTFMGLSSESVILRLNKNGIQEIKNHAFNGTCLDELIHIVFSRNLSDNHNLEKLPDEVFQGAIGPVVLDISRTRISFLPSHGLEFIKKLRARSTYKLKKLPDLSKFRSLIEANFTYPSHCCAFTNWKRQNTELYPICGISQAKQDLAEQTGKKKRRRSAAEDYISHYGTRFGPAENEFDYGLCNEVVIVACSPKPDAFNPCEDIMGHNVLRVLIWFINILAITGNTTVLIILISSQYKLTVPRFLMCNLAFADLCIGIYLLFIASVDIQTKSQYYNYAIDWQTGAGCNAAGFFTVFASELSVYTLTVITLERWHTITYAMQLNRKVRLRHAVVVMIFGWMFAFTVALLPIFGISSYMKVSICLPMHIETPFSQAYVIFLLVLNVLAFVIICICYICIYFTVRNPNVISSNSDTKIAKRMAILIFTDFLCMAPISFFAISASLRVPLITVSKSKILLVLFYPINSCANPFLYAIFTKTFRRDFFILLSKFGCCEMQAQIYRTETSSSAHNFHTRNGHYPNASKNSDGTIYSLVPLNHLN
- the FSHR gene encoding follicle-stimulating hormone receptor isoform X4 translates to MRVIPKGAFTGLHDLEKIEISQNDALEIIEANVFSSLPKLHEIRIEKANNLVKIDQDAFQHLPSLRYLLISNTGLRFLPVVHKVHSFQKVLLDVQDNIHIRTIERNTFMGLSSESVILRLNKNGIQEIKNHAFNGTCLDELIHIVFSRNLSDNHNLEKLPDEVFQGAIGPVVLDISRTRISFLPSHGLEFIKKLRARSTYKLKKLPDLSKFRSLIEANFTYPSHCCAFTNWKRQNTELYPICGISQAKQDLAEQTGKKKRRRSAAEDYISHYGTRFGPAENEFDYGLCNEVVIVACSPKPDAFNPCEDIMGHNVLRVLIWFINILAITGNTTVLIILISSQYKLTVPRFLMCNLAFADLCIGIYLLFIASVDIQTKSQYYNYAIDWQTGAGCNAAGFFTVFASELSVYTLTVITLERWHTITYAMQLNRKVRLRHAVVVMIFGWMFAFTVALLPIFGISSYMKVSICLPMHIETPFSQAYVIFLLVLNVLAFVIICICYICIYFTVRNPNVISSNSDTKIAKRMAILIFTDFLCMAPISFFAISASLRVPLITVSKSKILLVLFYPINSCANPFLYAIFTKTFRRDFFILLSKFGCCEMQAQIYRTETSSSAHNFHTRNGHYPNASKNSDGTIYSLVPLNHLN
- the FSHR gene encoding follicle-stimulating hormone receptor isoform X1, with protein sequence MEDKETNVKTEMSLGLTCLLILLASCSGCQHRTCHCAGRIFICQESKVVQLPRDIPTNATELRFVLTKMRVIPKGAFTGLHDLEKIEISQNDALEIIEANVFSSLPKLHEIRIEKANNLVKIDQDAFQHLPSLRYLLISNTGLRFLPVVHKVHSFQKVLLDVQDNIHIRTIERNTFMGLSSESVILRLNKNGIQEIKNHAFNGTCLDELIHIVFSRNLSDNHNLEKLPDEVFQGAIGPVVLDISRTRISFLPSHGLEFIKKLRARSTYKLKKLPDLSKFRSLIEANFTYPSHCCAFTNWKRQNTELYPICGISQAKQDLAEQTGKKKRRRSAAEDYISHYGTRFGPAENEFDYGLCNEVVIVACSPKPDAFNPCEDIMGHNVLRVLIWFINILAITGNTTVLIILISSQYKLTVPRFLMCNLAFADLCIGIYLLFIASVDIQTKSQYYNYAIDWQTGAGCNAAGFFTVFASELSVYTLTVITLERWHTITYAMQLNRKVRLRHAVVVMIFGWMFAFTVALLPIFGISSYMKVSICLPMHIETPFSQAYVIFLLVLNVLAFVIICICYICIYFTVRNPNVISSNSDTKIAKRMAILIFTDFLCMAPISFFAISASLRVPLITVSKSKILLVLFYPINSCANPFLYAIFTKTFRRDFFILLSKFGCCEMQAQIYRTETSSSAHNFHTRNGHYPNASKNSDGTIYSLVPLNHLN
- the FSHR gene encoding follicle-stimulating hormone receptor isoform X2: MEDKETNVKTEMSLGLTCLLILLASCSGCQHRTCHCAGRIFICQESKVVQLPRDIPTNATELRFVLTKMRVIPKGAFTGLHDLEKIEISQNDALEIIEANVFSSLPKLHEIRIEKANNLVKIDQDAFQHLPSLRYLLISNTGLRFLPVVHKVHSFQKVLLDVQDNIHIRTIERNTFMGLSSESVILRLNKNGIQEIKNHAFNGTCLDELNLSDNHNLEKLPDEVFQGAIGPVVLDISRTRISFLPSHGLEFIKKLRARSTYKLKKLPDLSKFRSLIEANFTYPSHCCAFTNWKRQNTELYPICGISQAKQDLAEQTGKKKRRRSAAEDYISHYGTRFGPAENEFDYGLCNEVVIVACSPKPDAFNPCEDIMGHNVLRVLIWFINILAITGNTTVLIILISSQYKLTVPRFLMCNLAFADLCIGIYLLFIASVDIQTKSQYYNYAIDWQTGAGCNAAGFFTVFASELSVYTLTVITLERWHTITYAMQLNRKVRLRHAVVVMIFGWMFAFTVALLPIFGISSYMKVSICLPMHIETPFSQAYVIFLLVLNVLAFVIICICYICIYFTVRNPNVISSNSDTKIAKRMAILIFTDFLCMAPISFFAISASLRVPLITVSKSKILLVLFYPINSCANPFLYAIFTKTFRRDFFILLSKFGCCEMQAQIYRTETSSSAHNFHTRNGHYPNASKNSDGTIYSLVPLNHLN